One part of the Aestuariirhabdus litorea genome encodes these proteins:
- the hflK gene encoding FtsH protease activity modulator HflK, protein MAWNEPGGNGKDQDPWGGGNRGGNQGPPDLDEAFRKLQEKLNGIFGGKGGGSSSSSGGGGVFVVALLVAFAAYIWNAVYIVDQKERAVVLRFGEYLETVTPGLHIYFPPIDSKYQENVTEFRTYNLRQQMLTEDENIVEVAMSVQYNISDLKDFILNVENPESSLEQATQSALRHVVGGSEMHQVLTEGREAMADEVRERLQSYINNYGSGINVGKINVESTSAPQEVQPAFDDVIRAREDKERSQNRAQSYANAIVPEARGEAQRLLEEAEGYRQEVIARAEGEANRFTQLLTEYRKAPEVTRQRIYLDTLQEVLGQSNKVLVDVDGGNNMMYLPLDKIMQERGGATSSGRVELDAQQIRELANQVAEDLRSRSSTSSRSGRSAQ, encoded by the coding sequence ATGGCCTGGAATGAACCGGGTGGTAACGGTAAAGATCAGGACCCCTGGGGGGGTGGTAATCGAGGTGGTAATCAAGGACCGCCTGATCTGGATGAGGCGTTTCGCAAACTGCAGGAGAAACTGAACGGTATCTTCGGCGGCAAGGGAGGGGGCTCTTCCTCCTCTAGTGGCGGTGGCGGTGTTTTTGTAGTTGCACTGCTGGTGGCCTTTGCTGCCTATATCTGGAATGCGGTCTATATCGTTGACCAGAAAGAGCGGGCGGTGGTGCTGCGCTTTGGTGAGTACCTGGAAACGGTGACTCCCGGCCTGCATATCTATTTTCCCCCGATCGACAGCAAATACCAGGAGAACGTGACGGAGTTTCGTACCTACAACCTGCGCCAGCAGATGCTGACCGAAGATGAAAATATCGTCGAGGTGGCTATGTCGGTGCAGTACAACATCTCCGACCTCAAGGACTTTATCCTCAATGTCGAAAATCCTGAGAGCAGTCTCGAACAGGCGACCCAGAGTGCGCTGCGCCATGTGGTCGGTGGTTCGGAGATGCACCAGGTGCTGACCGAGGGGCGTGAGGCGATGGCCGATGAAGTGCGCGAGCGCCTGCAAAGCTACATCAATAACTACGGCTCCGGCATCAATGTGGGCAAGATCAACGTCGAAAGTACCTCGGCGCCCCAGGAGGTCCAGCCTGCGTTTGACGATGTGATTCGTGCGCGGGAGGATAAGGAGCGTTCCCAGAACCGGGCACAGTCCTACGCCAACGCTATTGTTCCTGAGGCTCGCGGTGAAGCCCAGCGCCTGCTGGAAGAAGCCGAGGGTTATCGCCAGGAGGTGATCGCCCGGGCAGAGGGTGAGGCGAACCGCTTTACCCAGCTGCTGACCGAGTACAGGAAAGCGCCCGAAGTGACCCGTCAGCGTATCTACCTGGATACCCTGCAGGAGGTCCTGGGCCAGAGCAATAAGGTGCTGGTCGATGTGGATGGGGGTAACAATATGATGTACCTGCCGCTCGATAAGATTATGCAGGAAAGGGGAGGAGCCACCTCCAGCGGTCGCGTTGAGCTGGATGCACAGCAGATTCGCGAACTGGCTAACCAGGTGGCCGAGGACCTGCGCTCGCGCAGTAGTACCAGCAGCCGTAGCGGGAGGAGCGCACAATGA
- the hflC gene encoding protease modulator HflC, protein MSPKSMLGVIVLALAVLVGIESLYVVSERERAVVLRFGELIEPNVQPGLHLKAPFIDKVRIFDGRLLTLDSPPERFLTQEKKALIVDSFVKWRIDNVETFYTATSGDIRRANQLLSQRVESRLRNIVGGKSLQEVVSGERDELMQAITLSLNNIARKELGVEVVDVRVKRIDLPPQVSDSVFERMRTERDKEAQEIRSQGNEQAEVIRADADRQKRVLLAEAYRDAEKLRGDGDAQSAAIYAQAYNADTEFFSFYRSMQAYKETFRKQGDIMVLDPESDFFRYLKQSEVK, encoded by the coding sequence ATGAGTCCGAAAAGTATGTTAGGCGTTATCGTGCTGGCCCTGGCGGTGCTGGTGGGGATTGAAAGTCTCTACGTTGTTAGCGAACGTGAGCGGGCCGTGGTGTTGCGCTTCGGTGAGCTGATCGAGCCGAACGTGCAGCCGGGTTTACACCTCAAAGCGCCCTTTATCGACAAGGTACGAATTTTTGATGGCCGTCTGCTGACCCTCGATTCCCCGCCGGAGCGTTTCCTGACCCAGGAAAAGAAGGCGCTGATTGTCGACTCCTTCGTCAAGTGGCGGATCGATAACGTTGAAACCTTCTACACCGCGACCTCCGGTGATATTCGCCGTGCCAACCAGCTGCTCTCCCAGCGGGTTGAATCCCGCCTGCGTAATATCGTGGGTGGTAAGTCGCTGCAGGAGGTGGTGTCCGGTGAGCGTGACGAGCTGATGCAAGCGATTACCCTCAGCCTCAACAACATTGCCCGTAAGGAGCTGGGTGTAGAGGTGGTGGATGTGCGGGTCAAGCGAATCGACCTGCCCCCCCAGGTAAGCGACTCGGTCTTCGAGCGGATGCGCACGGAGCGAGACAAGGAAGCCCAGGAGATTCGCTCTCAGGGTAACGAGCAGGCGGAGGTGATCCGTGCCGATGCAGATCGCCAGAAGCGGGTACTGCTGGCCGAGGCCTATCGTGATGCTGAAAAGCTGCGCGGTGATGGTGACGCTCAGTCCGCTGCCATCTATGCCCAGGCCTACAACGCTGACACGGAGTTCTTCTCCTTCTACCGCAGTATGCAGGCCTATAAGGAGACCTTCCGCAAGCAAGGTGACATCATGGTGCTTGATCCGGAGAGCGATTTCTTCCGTTATCTCAAGCAGTCCGAAGTCAAATAG
- the hflX gene encoding ribosome rescue GTPase HflX, protein MFFERHEGGEHAILVHPEFSEDSEREDPREFEELVSSAGALAVAFISVSRLQPSARFFVGTGKVEEIRQLVVAHQAEVVIFNHSLTPSQERNLERALQCRVLDRTGLILDIFAQRARTHEGKLQVELAQLHYMSTRLIRGWTHLERQKGGIGLRGPGETQLETDRRLLRARIKAIMKRLERVRKQRDQGRRSRRRAQIPNISLVGYTNAGKSTLFNRLTDSDVYAADQLFATLDPTLRRIDVDELGPVVLADTVGFIRHLPHRLVEAFRATLEESVQSDLLLHIVDAADTERDDNILQVEQVLDEIGAGELPVLQVYNKIDLMESVAPSIQRNEAGEIERVWCSAATGEGIDLLLQAIGERLGNDMVHMELPLDHSQGRFRARLYALGGVVAEHCDESGEMRVEVRMPRQDLSRLMKEAGLDPLPVPEEEYLDRLAAGEEAP, encoded by the coding sequence TTGTTTTTTGAGCGCCATGAAGGCGGTGAGCACGCGATACTGGTTCATCCCGAGTTTTCAGAAGACAGTGAGCGCGAGGACCCCCGGGAGTTTGAGGAGCTGGTCAGTTCGGCCGGCGCCCTTGCGGTGGCCTTTATCTCGGTGTCTCGACTGCAGCCCAGTGCCCGTTTTTTTGTGGGTACCGGCAAGGTGGAGGAGATTCGTCAGCTGGTGGTCGCCCACCAGGCTGAAGTTGTGATCTTCAACCACTCGCTGACCCCCTCCCAGGAGCGTAACCTGGAGCGGGCGTTGCAGTGCAGGGTTCTGGATCGCACCGGGCTGATTCTCGATATCTTTGCCCAGCGCGCGCGTACCCATGAGGGTAAGCTGCAGGTAGAGCTTGCCCAGTTGCACTACATGAGCACACGTCTGATACGGGGCTGGACCCACCTTGAGCGTCAAAAAGGGGGGATCGGCCTGCGTGGTCCGGGTGAAACTCAGCTGGAAACCGACCGGCGCCTGCTGCGGGCGCGTATTAAAGCGATCATGAAGCGGCTGGAGCGGGTGCGCAAGCAGCGTGACCAGGGGCGTCGCTCACGACGTCGGGCGCAAATCCCCAATATCTCTTTGGTGGGGTATACCAATGCCGGTAAGTCGACGCTGTTTAACCGGCTAACCGACTCGGATGTGTACGCCGCAGACCAGCTGTTTGCGACCCTGGATCCGACCCTGCGTCGTATCGATGTGGATGAGCTGGGGCCTGTGGTGCTGGCGGATACCGTAGGCTTTATCCGCCACCTTCCGCACCGGCTGGTGGAAGCGTTCAGGGCCACGCTGGAGGAGTCTGTTCAGTCCGACCTGCTGCTGCACATCGTGGATGCCGCAGATACCGAGCGTGACGATAATATCCTCCAGGTTGAGCAGGTATTGGACGAGATCGGTGCGGGCGAGCTGCCGGTGCTTCAGGTCTACAACAAGATCGACCTGATGGAGTCCGTTGCTCCCTCTATCCAGCGCAACGAGGCAGGCGAGATTGAGCGGGTCTGGTGTTCGGCGGCAACGGGTGAAGGGATCGACCTGTTGTTGCAGGCTATTGGTGAACGCCTGGGTAACGATATGGTGCACATGGAGTTGCCGCTCGACCACAGTCAGGGGCGCTTTCGGGCCCGTCTTTATGCCCTGGGCGGGGTAGTGGCTGAGCATTGCGACGAGTCTGGGGAGATGAGGGTTGAGGTGAGGATGCCTCGGCAGGATTTGTCTCGCTTGATGAAAGAGGCCGGTCTTGATCCGTTACCGGTTCCTGAAGAGGAGTACCTGGACAGGCTTGCAGCGGGGGAGGAGGCTCCCTAG
- the miaA gene encoding tRNA (adenosine(37)-N6)-dimethylallyltransferase MiaA, which produces MGPTAAGKTDLAVALHERLPCDLISVDSAMVYRQMDIGTAKPDAELLARAPHQLIDIRDPAEPYSAAEFSRDALAAMRRSHDAGRVPLLVGGTMLYYKALRDGLAEMPGADEQIRQRLLDEAAELGWPALHRRLAVLDPESAARIHPNDPQRLQRALELCELTGKTITELREEQKASTTEPFPFRLLSLAVAPAERSVLHGRIAQRFGLMLEQGLIEEVEALYRRGDLSLKLPSIRSVGYRQVWEYLSGELGREAMVEKGIIATRQLAKRQYTWLRGWGELCWLDSLAPNLLAQALKQLPADLI; this is translated from the coding sequence ATGGGGCCAACCGCAGCGGGTAAAACTGACCTGGCGGTGGCCCTGCACGAGCGCTTACCCTGCGACCTGATCAGTGTGGACTCGGCCATGGTTTACCGGCAGATGGATATTGGCACCGCCAAGCCGGACGCCGAGCTGCTGGCGCGGGCTCCCCACCAGCTGATTGATATTCGTGACCCGGCCGAACCCTACTCTGCCGCCGAGTTCTCCCGGGACGCCCTGGCCGCCATGCGGCGCAGCCACGACGCCGGACGTGTGCCCCTGCTGGTGGGGGGGACCATGCTCTATTACAAAGCGCTGCGCGATGGCCTGGCGGAGATGCCCGGTGCGGATGAGCAGATTCGCCAGCGCCTGCTGGATGAAGCGGCCGAGTTGGGGTGGCCGGCTCTGCATCGCCGCCTGGCGGTGCTGGACCCCGAGTCGGCGGCACGGATTCATCCAAACGACCCCCAGCGACTGCAGCGCGCGCTGGAGCTTTGCGAGCTGACTGGTAAGACCATTACTGAACTGCGAGAGGAGCAGAAAGCGTCCACCACAGAACCTTTCCCGTTTCGCCTGCTCTCGCTGGCGGTCGCACCGGCCGAGCGCTCGGTATTGCACGGCCGTATTGCCCAGCGTTTCGGTCTGATGCTTGAGCAGGGGTTGATCGAGGAGGTAGAGGCGCTCTATCGGCGGGGTGACCTGAGCCTCAAGCTTCCCTCCATCCGCTCGGTGGGCTACCGCCAGGTGTGGGAGTACCTGAGCGGGGAACTAGGCCGCGAGGCGATGGTCGAAAAAGGCATCATCGCAACTCGGCAATTGGCCAAGCGACAGTACACCTGGTTGCGGGGTTGGGGGGAGCTGTGTTGGCTGGACAGTCTGGCGCCAAATCTGTTGGCGCAGGCCTTGAAACAGCTGCCAGCCGACCTCATATAA
- the hfq gene encoding RNA chaperone Hfq, producing the protein MSKGHTLQDPYLNVLRKERIPVSIYLVNGIKLQGQVESFDQFVILLKNTVSQMVYKHAISTVVPSRPVRMPVPASEQGEADNV; encoded by the coding sequence ATGTCAAAAGGGCATACCCTACAAGACCCTTATCTGAACGTATTGCGCAAGGAACGCATTCCCGTTTCCATCTATCTGGTAAACGGCATCAAGCTGCAGGGCCAGGTCGAGTCATTCGATCAGTTTGTCATTCTGCTGAAAAACACCGTCAGCCAGATGGTGTACAAGCACGCTATCTCAACGGTTGTTCCAAGTCGTCCGGTGCGTATGCCGGTTCCTGCATCCGAGCAGGGTGAGGCGGACAACGTCTAA